Part of the Apilactobacillus apisilvae genome is shown below.
CCCCCCAACGCCAATCAATCAATAAGTCTTTCGTCAAAAATGAAGCCACTATCATTCGCAATCGGTTGTGCATCCAACCAGTTTGATTTAATTGACGCATTGCTGCATCAACAATTGGAAAACCAGTTAAACCATTTTTCCAAGCTTCAAATTGTTCTTTATTATTGGACCATTTTATATTTTGAAAATCCGACTTAATCGAAACCTTATTTTGGTTAGGATGACTAGCATAAATCATATTGTAAAAATCTCGCCAACATAACTCATTCATGAAAGTAGTTCTTCCATCACTGTCAGGTTGTTCTAACAAGGCTTGCCAAATCATCCTAATTGAAATTTCACCAGTTCTAAGAAATCTGGATAAGCGACTGGTTCCCTCAACAGAAGGAAAATCACGTTGCTTATCATAATCAGACAATCCATCATTAATAAAATCACTTAAAACTTTCTTAGCATAAGCAGTTCCAAATGACATGTTTTTAGTAATTGAGTTGCTATCGATTAATCCAGTTAATTTTTCTTCATCTTTTGGGAAATAATTTTGATTAATAAATTGGTTACTATCAATATAACATTCAACCGGAGATGGCTTTTTAAGTGTCATCCATTTTTTAAAATAAGGTGTAAACATCTTATAAAGATTTCCATCAGGCTTTTTAACTTCATTAATTCCATGTAAATTATAGTCTAAATATGAATGTGCATTAACTTTTAAATTCGTTTCAAAATAGCTAATCATATCTTTATCACGTTTACCACCATAACCACGTTCATCCAAATTAAAATAGATACAATTTAGGTCTGGTATTTTATTCTTTAGTTCAGCAAAACATTTCTTAACATCACCATAAATGATATTTAGATTAATTCCTTTGCTATCTAAAAATTTTTTAAAATTTAACAAACTAGCAAAAAAGGCATCTTGATTTACAGTTGGTATATCAGAAAGTTGCTCAGGATTGATATTAAAAATTGGTAAAATTTTATTGTTATTTTTGATTGCGTTATACAAAGCAGTATTATCTTCTAGTCGAAAATCTCGACGAAACCACATTACAGCAGTCATTAAAATCACGCTTTCTATTGGTCTTACTGATTAGTATAGTACAACGAAATTTTAATTAGAAATATTTGTATTTAATAAATATTATGCAATCATACTTATTTATGATGTGTACTTTTACAAAGAAACTAATGGGAATATAATTGATTAAAGTAAGATTATAAAAATAGTTTGGAGAATTTATAATGAATAAAACAATGAAAAAAATCACAGTTTCATCATTGACTTTATTATTATCAACTTCAATTTTAGGAATTAGTGTTAATGCTCAAAATAAGCAAAATAATAAAGATCAATATCCAAAAACCCCTAAAGAAAAAATAACATTTTTAAAATCATTGAGCGAAAG
Proteins encoded:
- a CDS encoding cryptochrome/photolyase family protein, whose amino-acid sequence is MTAVMWFRRDFRLEDNTALYNAIKNNNKILPIFNINPEQLSDIPTVNQDAFFASLLNFKKFLDSKGINLNIIYGDVKKCFAELKNKIPDLNCIYFNLDERGYGGKRDKDMISYFETNLKVNAHSYLDYNLHGINEVKKPDGNLYKMFTPYFKKWMTLKKPSPVECYIDSNQFINQNYFPKDEEKLTGLIDSNSITKNMSFGTAYAKKVLSDFINDGLSDYDKQRDFPSVEGTSRLSRFLRTGEISIRMIWQALLEQPDSDGRTTFMNELCWRDFYNMIYASHPNQNKVSIKSDFQNIKWSNNKEQFEAWKNGLTGFPIVDAAMRQLNQTGWMHNRLRMIVASFLTKDLLIDWRWGEQYFHERLIDYDSASNIGGWQWAASTGTDSVPYFRIFNPTTQSKRFDSKGLFIKKYVPELADVPTKFIHEPTKDGYLEDHELNYPKPIVSHKEARKWAIEVYKMSKNND